In Shewanella glacialimarina, the genomic stretch CTCACCATCTGGTCTTTTGCCAGCACGCTTAAAGCAGTAGGATAAGCAAATACAAAAACAAAGGTAACGAATTTAATTCATACCAAGGAACCGTTTTTGATTTTTGCAAAATGATTTGCAACAGCGCATTAAAAAATTATGCGCGATAATACCCTAAGACGAGTAAGGAAACCAATTTGAACACCATAGCTTTGACCATTTTGATGATAATAATCGCTTATTTAGCGGGTTCTATCTCGAGTGCGATACTGGTTTGTAAAATGAGAGGTTTACCTGATCCAAGAGAGCAAGGTTCTGGCAACCCTGGCGCTACAAATGTGTTACGCATTGGTGGGGCAAGTTCTGCAATATTAGTGTTATTTTTCGATATGCTTAAAGGCGCTATCCCATCGTATTTAAGTTACCTAATGGGATTAGATGCTGCCTCTCTAGGCTTTATTGCAGTAGCAGCATGCTTAGGTCATATCTACCCTATCTTCTTTCAATTTAAAGGCGGTAAAGGTGTCGCTACTGCCTTTGGTGCAATGGCTCCCATTGGTCATGATCTTGCTCTGTGTTTAGTCGCGACATGGATAGTATTGGTTATTATTACCCGTTATTCATCTGTATCAGCCATGGCAGCTGCTTTACTGGCACCGGTCTACACTTGGCTATTAGACGAGCGTTTTGTGCTTCCTGTGGCAATGTTATCAACACTGATATTAATTCGACATAAAGATAATATTGAGCGTTTACGAATTGGTGAAGAAAGTAAGCTCACCCGTAAAAGAAGCAATAAAAAAGCTTAACGGTTTAAAACACGCTAAGCTTTTCTGATAATATAAACAATACAAGATTACCCGTAGATTACACAGCCGGTAAGGTATCAAGCGGCCAACGAGGTACACCTTTAACCGCTAAATCTTCAATTTGGCCCGCTTTTAAGCGCTGCATACCGGCGTAGGCAATCATGGCACCATTATCAGTACAAAACTCGCCACGAGGGTAATATACCTTTCCGCCCATATCCTGCATCATTTTAGCTAATGACTCTCTTAGGCGTGTATTAGCGCTTACACCGCCAGCAATCACTAATCGTTTATAACCAGTGAGTTTCAATGCACGTTTACATTTAATAGCCAGCGTATCAACCACAGCCTCTTCAAACGCTCTAGCGATATTAGCATGTGTTTGTTCATCACTTGGCTCAGCAGCAATGGTATTAGCCGCAAAAGTTTTTAGGCCAGAAAAACTGAAATCAAGCCCGGGACGATCGGTCATTGGACGCGGAAAACGATACCCCACATCAAGCCCTTTAGCGGCTAATTTAGCCAAACGCGGCCCACCTGGGTAATCCAAGCCTAATAACTTTGCTGTTTTATCAAATGCTTCACCAGCTGCATCATCAACAGACTCACCCAAC encodes the following:
- the tsaD gene encoding tRNA (adenosine(37)-N6)-threonylcarbamoyltransferase complex transferase subunit TsaD codes for the protein MRIIGIETSCDETGIAIYDDQQGLLSHVLYSQVKLHADYGGVVPELASRDHVRKIVPLIKQALAEANSSVNDIDGVAFTKGPGLIGALLVGACVGRSLAYAWDKPAVGVHHMEGHLLAPMLEDDAPEFPFVALLVSGGHSMLVQVEGIGQYQVLGESVDDAAGEAFDKTAKLLGLDYPGGPRLAKLAAKGLDVGYRFPRPMTDRPGLDFSFSGLKTFAANTIAAEPSDEQTHANIARAFEEAVVDTLAIKCKRALKLTGYKRLVIAGGVSANTRLRESLAKMMQDMGGKVYYPRGEFCTDNGAMIAYAGMQRLKAGQIEDLAVKGVPRWPLDTLPAV
- the plsY gene encoding glycerol-3-phosphate 1-O-acyltransferase PlsY produces the protein MNTIALTILMIIIAYLAGSISSAILVCKMRGLPDPREQGSGNPGATNVLRIGGASSAILVLFFDMLKGAIPSYLSYLMGLDAASLGFIAVAACLGHIYPIFFQFKGGKGVATAFGAMAPIGHDLALCLVATWIVLVIITRYSSVSAMAAALLAPVYTWLLDERFVLPVAMLSTLILIRHKDNIERLRIGEESKLTRKRSNKKA